A genome region from Thalassococcus arenae includes the following:
- a CDS encoding KpsF/GutQ family sugar-phosphate isomerase, with the protein MTQTPSDIAREVLTTEAAALNRFADELPAAFDAVVALLLDIKGRVIVSGMGKSGHVAGKIAATLASTGTPAQAVHPGEASHGDLGMITPADAVILISNSGETKELADMIGHCARYSIPMIAVTRKADSTLARAADHVLKMPEAPEACALRLAPTTSTTMAMALGDALAVALMKHRGFDRDRFLAFHPGGTLGAQLLRVSAVMHRGDELPVVQADTPMSETLLVMSQKGFGVAALVQGGRLTGIITDGDLRRNMDGLMDRCAGDVATRTPMVTQPDTLLVEALGVMNMTKRTVLLVVEEDHKLVGLLHIHDALRAGVA; encoded by the coding sequence ATGACACAAACCCCTTCCGACATCGCCCGCGAGGTGCTGACAACCGAGGCAGCCGCGTTGAACCGGTTTGCCGATGAACTGCCCGCGGCCTTCGACGCGGTGGTCGCGCTCTTGCTGGATATCAAGGGCCGCGTGATCGTGTCGGGCATGGGCAAATCGGGTCATGTCGCGGGCAAGATCGCGGCCACACTGGCCAGCACCGGCACACCGGCACAAGCCGTTCATCCCGGCGAGGCCAGCCACGGCGATCTGGGCATGATCACGCCCGCCGACGCGGTGATCCTGATTTCGAATTCCGGCGAGACCAAGGAACTGGCCGACATGATCGGCCATTGCGCGCGCTATTCGATCCCGATGATCGCCGTGACCCGCAAGGCCGACAGCACGCTGGCGCGCGCCGCCGACCACGTGCTGAAGATGCCCGAAGCGCCCGAAGCCTGCGCCCTGCGCCTGGCCCCCACGACCTCGACGACCATGGCGATGGCGCTCGGCGATGCACTTGCGGTCGCGCTGATGAAACATCGCGGGTTCGACCGCGACCGTTTCCTGGCCTTCCATCCCGGCGGAACCCTGGGGGCGCAATTGCTGCGCGTATCCGCCGTGATGCATCGCGGTGACGAATTGCCCGTCGTGCAGGCCGACACCCCGATGTCCGAAACGCTTCTCGTGATGAGCCAGAAGGGCTTTGGCGTGGCCGCGCTGGTTCAGGGTGGACGTCTGACCGGCATCATCACCGATGGCGACCTGCGCCGGAACATGGATGGCCTGATGGATCGATGCGCCGGCGATGTAGCCACCCGCACACCCATGGTGACGCAGCCCGACACCCTGCTGGTCGAAGCGCTTGGCGTGATGAACATGACCAAACGCACCGTGCTGCTGGTCGTCGAAGAGGATCACAAGCTGGTTGGCCTGCTGCATATCCACGACGCGCTGCGGGCGGGCGTGGCATGA